The following are encoded in a window of Flavobacterium sp. WC2421 genomic DNA:
- a CDS encoding retropepsin-like aspartic protease, which produces MKNLHEVLKKEKYKKIKFKITKTQHLLLKARINGVKGNFILDTGASNSCIGFESVTLFQVEAEDSKTLASGAGATGMQTQMASNNTLQLGFWKDVEFNLVIFDLSHVNEALIQHKSKPVHGIIGADVLMKGKAIVDYYNHCLYLL; this is translated from the coding sequence ATGAAAAACCTCCACGAAGTCTTAAAAAAGGAAAAATATAAAAAAATTAAATTTAAAATTACTAAAACACAACATCTTTTATTAAAGGCAAGAATTAATGGTGTTAAAGGAAATTTTATTTTGGATACGGGAGCTTCCAATAGTTGCATTGGATTTGAAAGTGTAACCTTATTTCAAGTCGAAGCTGAGGACTCAAAAACATTGGCTTCAGGAGCAGGAGCTACAGGAATGCAAACACAGATGGCTTCGAATAATACGCTACAATTGGGCTTCTGGAAAGATGTTGAATTCAATTTGGTGATTTTTGATTTGTCTCATGTCAATGAAGCATTAATTCAGCATAAATCAAAACCAGTACATGGTATCATTGGCGCCGATGTATTGATGAAAGGAAAAGCAATTGTAGATTATTACAACCATTGTTTGTATTTACTATAA